The nucleotide sequence CCACGATGAATGCGATCGTATAGGGTAAAAGTATGAAGAACAATAAATGAGTCAGTGCCGCAATAAGGAATTGTCCGAAACTTCTTCCTGTGAACGGAGGAGTGATGAAAACATAACCCGCTCCTGCGCTTACGGAAGCAAGCAGCAGAACTAAGAAACCGACTATTTTAAGCGGATAAGTTCCCCAAGAAGAAATTACATTTTCCACACGAAACGGTTCGAATAGCACCGCGTCTAAAAGATCTATAAATCTGCCGAATAATTCTTTCAACACGGGATAATTACCATGCCATTGAGTGAGGGTATAAAACTAAAACAGGAGAACGTTTGAGCTCCTGAAGAAATACTTTTTCTCCGCCGAGAAATCCGCCTGACTTTGCCTGCATTAATCGGAAGAACCTATCCCATGGATTTGCTTCTTCTTCGAATAAAGGAAGAGTCCCGTCGTAATTACAAAGTTTGGAAAGTTCGGCCAACGCTTCTCTTCTGCCGCCGATATCATCCACGAGTTTGTTTCGGAATGCGTCCTGACCGGAGTAGATCCTACCTTCTGCCAATGCTTCCACGAATTTTACGGTTTGGTTTCTTCCTTTAGCTACATCTTCGATAAATTCTTCGTAGGTATCGGAGAGCATTTTTTGGATCATCGCGTCTTCTTCCGGAGTATTGTCCCTAAAAAGAGAAAGTGAGTCCTTATATTTTCCTTCTTTAAATGTACGGACCTTTACTCCGTATCTTTCTAAAAGTCCTTTTATATTCGGTGCGATCGCGATCACTCCGATAGAGCCGGTCAAAGTTCCCCCTAACGCGAAAATTTTATCCGCAGCGGAAGCTATATAATAACCGCCGGAAGCCGCGATATCCTTCATGGATACCACGACTTTTTTGTTTTTTTCCTTTCGGAGATACATTAGTTCTTTATAGATCTC is from Leptospira sp. WS58.C1 and encodes:
- the sppA gene encoding signal peptide peptidase SppA encodes the protein MDRNRIALAVTFVVTILSLFVGLINLVSNVSSSKLTKVDAGSGFGTDRLGAALIKIEGEIHSGHSSYDSAGAQTVLDQLRSIEDDSNIVGILVEINSPGGSVGASQEIYKELMYLRKEKNKKVVVSMKDIAASGGYYIASAADKIFALGGTLTGSIGVIAIAPNIKGLLERYGVKVRTFKEGKYKDSLSLFRDNTPEEDAMIQKMLSDTYEEFIEDVAKGRNQTVKFVEALAEGRIYSGQDAFRNKLVDDIGGRREALAELSKLCNYDGTLPLFEEEANPWDRFFRLMQAKSGGFLGGEKVFLQELKRSPVLVLYPHSMAW